In the genome of Poecilia reticulata strain Guanapo linkage group LG16, Guppy_female_1.0+MT, whole genome shotgun sequence, one region contains:
- the ttk gene encoding dual specificity protein kinase Ttk isoform X1, whose translation MEEEEHTDRKQQLARLFQRFSNIKKYFNEDDTDHINQVIDSNSPESCLSYLTDLEKKRDLLLDQNHLTRLIDFYTRVFSNMPLGKHCHNESYARMLVRFAELKALQDVDEAEANFKVATAHSQSFAFVHIAHAQFEHSQGNFKRAIQILQNALEVDAKPKEPLVAALQSMQAGRTMICLEDKENFPSLSNRTIQDSVKKDSEYPKPGRMSDGTGDLQLSSIFGVGTEAPPGVSDDPFPGWRTGSHRKRAVGLPGRVPVVPFSIPENDDDIHKKVPKSSSMSVTRGLSRQTSGSNGTSGFGVSSSRKSVEGRDVVRDQKPSVLSPDHGQWEEQVDSTATLLQTNCAKGSSKMEDVTFNFEQVVNSNSPESCWTYLMNLEKRGNPHTDISLLNKLKDCYSKVFSRLPIRQYSKNTSYARILVRYSELKGIEDPDEAQDHFIVARSNCKGFAFVHIAHAQFEVSQGNLVKATSILHKALALNAKPAELLETAMRNLKLGEKQLVPPMEDDPPTAGSGSPCGGKQKLQLPARILASQSVERPKPASKEPDAEWKIPSLLTRQVSPENKRTTPPDPRPVPRLVESYPTPSIQLPSKLNPQAAYQTPNGYRNPHPSSFITPVVKRDPEASSSAAAPHRAGVVQQARTPLSHAAGFHTPQVSFSSFSNESITIKGKQFFILKMIGRGGSSKVYQVLDHKKQLFAVKYVNLEEADAQTIESYKNEIEHLNHLQQYSDQIIKLYDYEITNSYIYMLMECGNLDLNTWLRNRKTVNPLERKFYWKNMLEAVHTIHKHGIIHSDLKPANFVIVNASLKLIDFGIANRIQPDVTSIMKDSQVGTLNYMPPEAIKDTSSQPGKARSKISPKGDVWSLGCILYYMTYGKTPFQSITNQIAKLQAIIDPSHKIEFPGIAEKDLLDVLKRCLVRNPRERISIAELLEHQYLQLKPQSSPEPERPSDNDLKRILTDLAALQSPNSIIRAANNLAKMCSSGRKLDVTECAKSSS comes from the exons ATGGAAGAAGAGgaacacacagacagaaagcaGCAGCTCGCCAGGCTTTTTCAAAGGTTcagcaacataaaaaagtatttcaatgAAG ATGACACAGACCACATCAACCAGGTCATCGACTCAAACTCGCCCGAATCTTGCCTGTCCTACCTGACGGACCTGGAGAAGAAAAGGGATCTcctgctggaccagaaccaccTCACCAGGCTCATAGATTTTTATACCAGAGTGTTTTCCAATATGCCACTGGGGAAGCACTGTCATAACGAAAGCTATGCCAGGATGTTGGTCCGATTTGCGGAGCTGAAAGC TCTTCAAGACGTCGACGAGGCAGAGGCCAACTTCAAAGTGGCGACAGCTCACAGCCAGAGCTTTGCGTTTGTCCACATTGCGCATGCACAGTTTGAGCACTCCCAAG GAAACTTCAAAAGAGCCATTCAGATACTGCAGAACGCTCTGGAGGTGGACGCCAAACCAAAAGAACCTCTGGTGGCTGCGCTGCAGAGCATGCAGGCCGGGAGAACGATGATCTGCCTGGAGGACAAGGAGAACTTCCCAT CATTATCCAATAGAACTATACAGGATTCTGTCAAAAAAGACTCTGAATACCCGAAGCCCGGCAGAATGTCAGATGGAACCGGCGACTTGCAGCTCTCCAGTATTTTTGGCGTGGG gaCGGAGGCACCACCTGGGGTTTCGGACGACCCGTTTCCTGGCTGGAGGACGGGATCCCATCGGAAAAGAGCAGTTGGCTTG cCAGGGAGAGTACCTGTAGTGCCATTTTCGATTCCAGAAAATGATGACGACATCCACAAGAAAGTCCCAAAATCGAGCAGTATGTCTGTTACTAGGGGTTTGTCCAG ACAAACATCTGGTTCAAACGGGACCTCGGGATTTGGAGTGTCCTCCTCGAGGAAAAGCGTAGAAGGCCGAGACGTCGTCAGGGATCAG AAGCCATCAGTTCTCAGTCCGGATCACGGCCAGTGGGAGGAGCAGGTAGACTCCACCGCGACGCTCCTCCAAACAAACTGCGCCAAAGGATCATCCAAAATGGAGG ATGTGACTTTTAATTTCGAACAAGTTGTCAATTCCAACTCTCCCGAGTCGTGTTGGACGTACCTGATGAACCTGGAGAAAAGAGGAAACCCTCACACAGACATCAGTCTGCTCAACAAGCTCAAAGACTGCTACTCCAAAGTCTTCAGCAGGCTGCCGATCAGACAGTACAGCAAAAACACCAGCTACGCCAGAATACTGGTCAGATACTCAGAACTGAAGGG GATTGAAGATCCAGATGAAGCTCAAGATCACTTCATAGTTGCGAGATCCAACTGCAAAGGCTTTGCGTTTGTCCACATTGCACATGCCCAGTTTGAGGTTTCTCAAG gtaaccTGGTCAAAGCAACTTCAATTCTGCACAAAGCTCTGGCGTTAAATGCCAAACCGGCAGAGCTTCTGGAGACGGCCATGCGGAACCTGAAATTGGGAGAGAAACAGCTGGTTCCCCCCATGGAGGACGACCCACCTACAG CAGGAAGCGGGTCCCCCTGTGGAGGGaagcagaaactgcagcttcCTGCTCGGATCCTTGCGAGCCAGTCGGTGGAACGGCCTAAACCTGCCAGCAAAGAACCGGATGCAGAGTGGAAGATTCCCAGTCTGCTCACCCGGCAAGTTTCTCCAGAG AATAAACGGACCACGCCTCCGGACCCCAGACCCGTTCCCCGTCTGGTGGAGTCTTACCCCACTCCGTCCATCCAGCTGCCGTCCAAACTGAACCCACAAGCTGCCTACCAGACGCCCAACGGCTACAGGAACCCACATCCCAGCAG CTTCATCACCCCCGTCGTAAAGCGAGACCCCGAGGCGTCGTCCTCTGCAGCAGCGCCTCACAGAGCCGGAGTCGTGCAGCAGGCCCGCACGCCTCTGAGCCACGCAGCTGGTTTCCACACTCCACAG GTCTCCTTCAGTTCTTTTTCAAACGAGTCCATCACAATAAAGGGGAAGCAGTTCTTCATCCTCAAGATGATTGGACGAGGCGGCTCCAGCAAG gtttatCAGGTCCTCGATCACAAAAAGCAGCTGTTTGCAGTGAAATATGTGAACCTGGAGGAGGCCGACGCTCAAACGatagaaagttacaaaaatgaaattgaGCATCTGAACCACTTACAGCAGTACAGCGACCAAATCATAAAGCTGTACGACTA tGAAATAACCAACAGCTACATCTACATGCTGATGGAATGCGGCAACTTGGATCTGAACACCTGGTTGCGAAACCGCAAAACCGTCAACCCGCTTGAGAGGAAGTTCTACTGGAAGAACATGCTGGAGGCCGTCCATACCATCCACAAACATG GTATCATCCACAGCGACTTGAAGCCGGCAAATTTTGTCATAGTCAACGCGTCGCTGAAGCTGATCGACTTCGGCATCGCCAACAGAATCCAGCCCGACGTAACGAGCATCATGAAAGATTCCCAG GTTGGAACGCTGAACTACATGCCTCCTGAGGCCATTAAGGATACGTCATCTCAGCCGGGAAAGGCGCGATCCAAG ATCAGCCCTAAAGGAGACGTTTGGTCCCTGGGATGCATCCTCTACTACATGACCTATGGAAAGACTCCTTTCCAGAGCATCACAAACCAGATCGCCAAGCTGCAGGCCATCATTGATCCGTCTCATAAGATTGAGTTTCCTGGCATCGCAGAGAAGGATTTGCTGGATGTTTTGAAa AGGTGCTTGGTGCGAAACCCAAGAGAGAGAATCTCCATTGCAGAGCTGCTGGAGCATCAGTACCTCCAACTGAAACCACAATCCTCTCCTGAACCAG AGCGTCCTTCAGACAATGACCTGAAGAGGATCCTAACTGACCTGGCAGCCCTCCAGTCTCCAAACAGTATCATCCGAGCAGCTAAT AATTTAGCAAAGATGTGCAGCAGCGGCAGGAAGCTGGATGTCACAGAATGCGCAAAGTCATCGTCCTAA
- the ttk gene encoding dual specificity protein kinase Ttk isoform X2, with translation MEEEEHTDRKQQLARLFQRFSNIKKYFNEDDTDHINQVIDSNSPESCLSYLTDLEKKRDLLLDQNHLTRLIDFYTRVFSNMPLGKHCHNESYARMLVRFAELKALQDVDEAEANFKVATAHSQSFAFVHIAHAQFEHSQGNFKRAIQILQNALEVDAKPKEPLVAALQSMQAGRTMICLEDKENFPSLSNRTIQDSVKKDSEYPKPGRMSDGTGDLQLSSIFGVGTEAPPGVSDDPFPGWRTGSHRKRAVGLPGRVPVVPFSIPENDDDIHKKVPKSSSMSVTRGLSRQTSGSNGTSGFGVSSSRKSVEGRDVVRDQKPSVLSPDHGQWEEQVDSTATLLQTNCAKGSSKMEDVTFNFEQVVNSNSPESCWTYLMNLEKRGNPHTDISLLNKLKDCYSKVFSRLPIRQYSKNTSYARILVRYSELKGIEDPDEAQDHFIVARSNCKGFAFVHIAHAQFEVSQGNLVKATSILHKALALNAKPAELLETAMRNLKLGEKQLVPPMEDDPPTGSGSPCGGKQKLQLPARILASQSVERPKPASKEPDAEWKIPSLLTRQVSPENKRTTPPDPRPVPRLVESYPTPSIQLPSKLNPQAAYQTPNGYRNPHPSSFITPVVKRDPEASSSAAAPHRAGVVQQARTPLSHAAGFHTPQVSFSSFSNESITIKGKQFFILKMIGRGGSSKVYQVLDHKKQLFAVKYVNLEEADAQTIESYKNEIEHLNHLQQYSDQIIKLYDYEITNSYIYMLMECGNLDLNTWLRNRKTVNPLERKFYWKNMLEAVHTIHKHGIIHSDLKPANFVIVNASLKLIDFGIANRIQPDVTSIMKDSQVGTLNYMPPEAIKDTSSQPGKARSKISPKGDVWSLGCILYYMTYGKTPFQSITNQIAKLQAIIDPSHKIEFPGIAEKDLLDVLKRCLVRNPRERISIAELLEHQYLQLKPQSSPEPERPSDNDLKRILTDLAALQSPNSIIRAANNLAKMCSSGRKLDVTECAKSSS, from the exons ATGGAAGAAGAGgaacacacagacagaaagcaGCAGCTCGCCAGGCTTTTTCAAAGGTTcagcaacataaaaaagtatttcaatgAAG ATGACACAGACCACATCAACCAGGTCATCGACTCAAACTCGCCCGAATCTTGCCTGTCCTACCTGACGGACCTGGAGAAGAAAAGGGATCTcctgctggaccagaaccaccTCACCAGGCTCATAGATTTTTATACCAGAGTGTTTTCCAATATGCCACTGGGGAAGCACTGTCATAACGAAAGCTATGCCAGGATGTTGGTCCGATTTGCGGAGCTGAAAGC TCTTCAAGACGTCGACGAGGCAGAGGCCAACTTCAAAGTGGCGACAGCTCACAGCCAGAGCTTTGCGTTTGTCCACATTGCGCATGCACAGTTTGAGCACTCCCAAG GAAACTTCAAAAGAGCCATTCAGATACTGCAGAACGCTCTGGAGGTGGACGCCAAACCAAAAGAACCTCTGGTGGCTGCGCTGCAGAGCATGCAGGCCGGGAGAACGATGATCTGCCTGGAGGACAAGGAGAACTTCCCAT CATTATCCAATAGAACTATACAGGATTCTGTCAAAAAAGACTCTGAATACCCGAAGCCCGGCAGAATGTCAGATGGAACCGGCGACTTGCAGCTCTCCAGTATTTTTGGCGTGGG gaCGGAGGCACCACCTGGGGTTTCGGACGACCCGTTTCCTGGCTGGAGGACGGGATCCCATCGGAAAAGAGCAGTTGGCTTG cCAGGGAGAGTACCTGTAGTGCCATTTTCGATTCCAGAAAATGATGACGACATCCACAAGAAAGTCCCAAAATCGAGCAGTATGTCTGTTACTAGGGGTTTGTCCAG ACAAACATCTGGTTCAAACGGGACCTCGGGATTTGGAGTGTCCTCCTCGAGGAAAAGCGTAGAAGGCCGAGACGTCGTCAGGGATCAG AAGCCATCAGTTCTCAGTCCGGATCACGGCCAGTGGGAGGAGCAGGTAGACTCCACCGCGACGCTCCTCCAAACAAACTGCGCCAAAGGATCATCCAAAATGGAGG ATGTGACTTTTAATTTCGAACAAGTTGTCAATTCCAACTCTCCCGAGTCGTGTTGGACGTACCTGATGAACCTGGAGAAAAGAGGAAACCCTCACACAGACATCAGTCTGCTCAACAAGCTCAAAGACTGCTACTCCAAAGTCTTCAGCAGGCTGCCGATCAGACAGTACAGCAAAAACACCAGCTACGCCAGAATACTGGTCAGATACTCAGAACTGAAGGG GATTGAAGATCCAGATGAAGCTCAAGATCACTTCATAGTTGCGAGATCCAACTGCAAAGGCTTTGCGTTTGTCCACATTGCACATGCCCAGTTTGAGGTTTCTCAAG gtaaccTGGTCAAAGCAACTTCAATTCTGCACAAAGCTCTGGCGTTAAATGCCAAACCGGCAGAGCTTCTGGAGACGGCCATGCGGAACCTGAAATTGGGAGAGAAACAGCTGGTTCCCCCCATGGAGGACGACCCACCTACAG GAAGCGGGTCCCCCTGTGGAGGGaagcagaaactgcagcttcCTGCTCGGATCCTTGCGAGCCAGTCGGTGGAACGGCCTAAACCTGCCAGCAAAGAACCGGATGCAGAGTGGAAGATTCCCAGTCTGCTCACCCGGCAAGTTTCTCCAGAG AATAAACGGACCACGCCTCCGGACCCCAGACCCGTTCCCCGTCTGGTGGAGTCTTACCCCACTCCGTCCATCCAGCTGCCGTCCAAACTGAACCCACAAGCTGCCTACCAGACGCCCAACGGCTACAGGAACCCACATCCCAGCAG CTTCATCACCCCCGTCGTAAAGCGAGACCCCGAGGCGTCGTCCTCTGCAGCAGCGCCTCACAGAGCCGGAGTCGTGCAGCAGGCCCGCACGCCTCTGAGCCACGCAGCTGGTTTCCACACTCCACAG GTCTCCTTCAGTTCTTTTTCAAACGAGTCCATCACAATAAAGGGGAAGCAGTTCTTCATCCTCAAGATGATTGGACGAGGCGGCTCCAGCAAG gtttatCAGGTCCTCGATCACAAAAAGCAGCTGTTTGCAGTGAAATATGTGAACCTGGAGGAGGCCGACGCTCAAACGatagaaagttacaaaaatgaaattgaGCATCTGAACCACTTACAGCAGTACAGCGACCAAATCATAAAGCTGTACGACTA tGAAATAACCAACAGCTACATCTACATGCTGATGGAATGCGGCAACTTGGATCTGAACACCTGGTTGCGAAACCGCAAAACCGTCAACCCGCTTGAGAGGAAGTTCTACTGGAAGAACATGCTGGAGGCCGTCCATACCATCCACAAACATG GTATCATCCACAGCGACTTGAAGCCGGCAAATTTTGTCATAGTCAACGCGTCGCTGAAGCTGATCGACTTCGGCATCGCCAACAGAATCCAGCCCGACGTAACGAGCATCATGAAAGATTCCCAG GTTGGAACGCTGAACTACATGCCTCCTGAGGCCATTAAGGATACGTCATCTCAGCCGGGAAAGGCGCGATCCAAG ATCAGCCCTAAAGGAGACGTTTGGTCCCTGGGATGCATCCTCTACTACATGACCTATGGAAAGACTCCTTTCCAGAGCATCACAAACCAGATCGCCAAGCTGCAGGCCATCATTGATCCGTCTCATAAGATTGAGTTTCCTGGCATCGCAGAGAAGGATTTGCTGGATGTTTTGAAa AGGTGCTTGGTGCGAAACCCAAGAGAGAGAATCTCCATTGCAGAGCTGCTGGAGCATCAGTACCTCCAACTGAAACCACAATCCTCTCCTGAACCAG AGCGTCCTTCAGACAATGACCTGAAGAGGATCCTAACTGACCTGGCAGCCCTCCAGTCTCCAAACAGTATCATCCGAGCAGCTAAT AATTTAGCAAAGATGTGCAGCAGCGGCAGGAAGCTGGATGTCACAGAATGCGCAAAGTCATCGTCCTAA